Proteins co-encoded in one Ponticoccus alexandrii genomic window:
- the rplM gene encoding 50S ribosomal protein L13, which translates to MKTFSATPADIDKKWIVIDAEGIVLGRLASIVAMRLRGKHKPSFTPHMDMGDNVIIVNADKVQLTGKKREEHFYWHTGHPGGIKSRTKAQILEGAHPERVVFQAVKRMLPGNRLSRKQLTNLRIYASAEHPHDAQNPEVLDVASKNSKNTRV; encoded by the coding sequence ATGAAAACCTTCTCTGCGACTCCGGCAGACATCGACAAGAAGTGGATCGTGATCGACGCCGAAGGCATCGTTCTGGGTCGTCTCGCTTCGATCGTCGCCATGCGCCTGCGCGGCAAGCACAAGCCGTCCTTCACCCCCCACATGGACATGGGCGACAACGTCATCATCGTGAACGCCGACAAGGTCCAGCTGACCGGCAAGAAGCGCGAAGAGCACTTCTACTGGCACACCGGCCACCCGGGCGGCATCAAGTCCCGCACCAAGGCGCAGATCCTCGAGGGCGCACACCCCGAGCGTGTGGTCTTCCAGGCCGTCAAGCGCATGCTGCCGGGCAACCGCCTGTCGCGCAAGCAACTGACGAACCTGCGGATCTACGCCTCGGCAGAGCACCCGCATGACGCCCAGAACCCCGAAGTTCTGGACGTCGCCTCCAAGAACTCCAAGAACACCCGGGTGTAA
- a CDS encoding PaaI family thioesterase, with product MALMIEAEEMAGYLDEVFPQVRGMFGIDELTEERLIMRLHVDEQHLRPGGTVSGPSMFGLADVAAYVATMARIGRQALAVTTHCSIDFMRKPAAGVDLLAEARVLKLGRTLSVTDVLLYSEGSDDPVAHASLTYSIPPARG from the coding sequence ATGGCGTTGATGATCGAAGCCGAGGAAATGGCGGGTTACCTGGACGAGGTCTTTCCGCAGGTGCGCGGCATGTTCGGGATCGACGAGCTGACCGAAGAGCGGCTGATCATGCGCCTGCATGTGGACGAGCAGCACCTGCGCCCGGGCGGCACCGTGTCGGGGCCGTCGATGTTCGGGCTGGCGGATGTCGCGGCCTATGTGGCCACCATGGCGCGGATCGGGCGGCAGGCGCTGGCGGTGACGACCCATTGTTCCATCGACTTCATGCGCAAGCCTGCGGCGGGAGTGGACCTTCTGGCCGAGGCGCGGGTGCTGAAGCTGGGGCGGACGCTGTCGGTGACGGATGTGCTGCTGTACTCGGAGGGCAGCGACGATCCGGTAGCCCATGCCTCGCTGACCTACTCGATCCCGCCCGCGCGCGGCTAG
- a CDS encoding enoyl-CoA hydratase — MEILQRRDTGGVTRLHMNAPERLNALSDEMLAALQAQIDALMEDRESRVVILSGAGKAFCAGHDLKQMQAGRQAEDSGAAYFADLFTRCGTVMQGLQRLPQPIIAQVHGIATAAGCQLVASCDMAIAAEGTRFGVNGVNIGLFCSTPMVALSRNIPRKKAFEMLTTGRFLSTAEAEAAGLINRTVAPEVLDEACDDLAATVAAKLSAAVRIGKSAFYDQLQMPLDQAYAFTGEVMVENMLWRDTDEGITAFLEKRSPDWA, encoded by the coding sequence ATGGAAATCCTGCAACGTCGCGACACCGGGGGCGTCACCCGGTTGCACATGAACGCGCCCGAACGCCTGAACGCGCTGTCGGACGAGATGCTGGCGGCGCTTCAGGCCCAGATCGACGCGCTGATGGAAGACCGCGAAAGCCGCGTGGTGATCCTGTCCGGCGCGGGCAAGGCCTTTTGCGCGGGCCACGACCTGAAACAGATGCAGGCCGGGCGGCAGGCCGAGGACAGCGGCGCCGCCTACTTCGCCGATCTCTTCACCCGCTGCGGAACGGTGATGCAGGGGCTCCAACGCCTGCCCCAACCCATCATCGCGCAGGTCCACGGCATCGCCACCGCCGCTGGCTGCCAGCTTGTCGCCTCCTGCGACATGGCCATTGCCGCCGAGGGCACACGCTTCGGCGTTAACGGGGTGAACATCGGCCTCTTCTGTTCGACGCCCATGGTGGCGCTCTCGCGCAATATCCCGCGCAAGAAGGCCTTCGAGATGCTGACAACGGGGCGGTTCCTCTCCACCGCAGAGGCCGAGGCCGCCGGGCTGATCAACCGCACCGTTGCCCCCGAGGTGCTGGACGAGGCCTGCGACGACCTGGCCGCCACGGTCGCGGCCAAGCTGTCCGCCGCCGTGCGCATCGGCAAATCCGCCTTCTACGACCAGCTTCAAATGCCGCTGGATCAGGCCTATGCCTTCACCGGCGAAGTCATGGTCGAGAACATGCTCTGGCGCGACACCGACGAGGGCATCACGGCCTTCCTCGAAAAGCGCAGCCCCGACTGGGCCTAG
- the trmFO gene encoding methylenetetrahydrofolate--tRNA-(uracil(54)-C(5))-methyltransferase (FADH(2)-oxidizing) TrmFO encodes MTETLHIVGGGMAGSEAAWQAANAGVKVVLHEMRPKVKTFAHQTENLGEMVCSNSFRSDDDEQNAVGLLHWEMRQAGGLIIETAHKHRLPAGGALAVDREAFAESVTAALTAHPNITITHEEVSDLPAEGRWIFATGPLTSEALGAAIQAETGADRLAFFDAIAPIVYAETIDMDVAWRQSRYDKGETEEEQKAYLNCPMTKDQYEAFIDALLDADKTEFHEGETAKYFDGCLPIEVMAERGRETLRHGPMKPVGLTNAHKPDQKPYAVVQLRRDNALGTLYNIVGFQTKMKYGAQAAVFKTIPGLENASFARLGGIHRNTFLNSPTLLDAQMRLRSKPNIRFAGQVTGVEGYVESAAMGLLAGRMAAAEILGHTLPTVPQDTAHGALIHHITGGAEAKTFQPMNVNFGLFRPLEGLKGGRRGRRDRYKGYTDRAKSEWSGWLEDQVNFTSEATEKA; translated from the coding sequence ATGACAGAGACATTGCATATCGTGGGCGGCGGCATGGCCGGGTCCGAGGCCGCATGGCAGGCCGCAAACGCAGGCGTGAAGGTCGTGCTTCACGAGATGCGCCCGAAGGTGAAGACCTTCGCGCACCAGACTGAAAACCTTGGGGAAATGGTATGCTCGAACTCCTTCCGTTCGGATGACGACGAACAGAACGCGGTGGGCTTGCTGCATTGGGAGATGCGTCAGGCCGGCGGCCTGATCATCGAGACCGCGCACAAGCACCGCCTGCCCGCCGGCGGCGCACTGGCCGTCGACCGCGAGGCTTTCGCGGAATCCGTGACCGCCGCCCTGACCGCGCATCCGAACATCACGATCACGCACGAAGAGGTCTCCGACCTGCCCGCCGAGGGCCGCTGGATCTTCGCCACCGGTCCGCTGACCTCCGAGGCTCTGGGCGCCGCGATCCAGGCAGAAACCGGCGCTGACCGCCTCGCCTTCTTCGACGCCATCGCCCCCATCGTCTACGCCGAGACCATCGACATGGACGTGGCCTGGCGCCAGTCGCGCTACGACAAGGGCGAGACGGAGGAAGAGCAGAAGGCCTACCTGAACTGCCCGATGACCAAGGACCAGTACGAGGCCTTCATCGACGCGCTTCTGGACGCCGACAAGACGGAATTCCACGAGGGCGAGACGGCGAAGTACTTCGACGGCTGCCTGCCCATCGAGGTCATGGCCGAGCGCGGGCGCGAGACCCTGCGCCACGGCCCGATGAAACCCGTCGGCCTGACCAATGCCCACAAGCCGGACCAAAAGCCCTATGCCGTGGTCCAGCTGCGCCGCGACAATGCGCTGGGAACGCTCTACAACATCGTCGGCTTCCAGACGAAGATGAAGTACGGCGCGCAAGCCGCTGTTTTCAAGACGATCCCCGGACTTGAGAATGCCAGCTTTGCCCGCCTCGGCGGCATCCACCGCAACACATTCCTGAACAGCCCGACGCTGCTGGATGCGCAGATGCGCCTGCGCTCGAAGCCCAATATCCGCTTCGCCGGTCAGGTGACGGGTGTCGAGGGCTACGTCGAATCCGCCGCCATGGGCCTGCTGGCGGGCCGCATGGCCGCCGCCGAAATCCTCGGTCACACGCTGCCCACGGTCCCGCAGGACACAGCGCACGGCGCGCTGATCCACCACATCACCGGCGGCGCCGAGGCCAAGACCTTCCAGCCGATGAACGTGAACTTTGGTCTGTTCCGTCCGCTCGAAGGCCTTAAAGGCGGCCGCCGGGGTCGCCGCGACCGCTACAAGGGCTATACCGACCGCGCCAAGTCGGAATGGTCGGGCTGGCTGGAAGATCAGGTGAATTTCACCTCGGAAGCCACTGAAAAAGCGTGA
- the gluQRS gene encoding tRNA glutamyl-Q(34) synthetase GluQRS — translation MTFRTRFAPSPTGPLHLGHAFSALTAFDMAQAAGGTFLLRIEDIDSTRSRPEWERQIHDDLHWLGLDWPEPALRQSDRLPAYRAALDSLWSQGLLYACRCSRRDIAEAASAPQEGAPLIGPDGPVYPGTCRGKPRSGPLPEGALRLDMTRAMERLGPADITFTETGARAAPQITARGMIDTVGDIVLSRRDFPGSYHLSVVLDDAAQKITHVVRGEDLFDATPIHVVLQRLLGLPTPGYHHHRLIRDEHGKRLAKRDDARALATYQAEGATPQDIRAMVGL, via the coding sequence GTGACCTTCCGGACGCGATTCGCCCCCAGCCCAACCGGGCCGCTGCATCTGGGCCACGCCTTTTCGGCGCTGACCGCCTTCGACATGGCCCAGGCAGCGGGCGGCACCTTCCTGCTTCGGATCGAAGACATCGACAGCACCCGCTCGCGCCCGGAATGGGAGCGGCAGATCCACGATGACCTGCACTGGCTGGGCCTCGACTGGCCCGAGCCGGCCCTGCGCCAGTCCGACCGGCTGCCCGCCTATCGCGCCGCCCTCGACAGCCTCTGGTCGCAGGGCCTGCTCTATGCCTGCCGCTGCAGCCGCCGCGACATCGCCGAGGCCGCCTCTGCCCCGCAGGAAGGCGCGCCGCTGATCGGCCCCGACGGCCCGGTCTACCCCGGCACCTGCCGCGGCAAGCCCCGCAGCGGGCCGCTGCCCGAAGGCGCCCTGCGGCTCGACATGACCCGCGCCATGGAAAGGCTCGGCCCCGCCGACATAACCTTCACCGAAACTGGCGCCCGGGCGGCACCGCAGATCACCGCGCGCGGGATGATCGACACAGTTGGGGACATCGTGCTCTCGCGCCGGGACTTCCCGGGTTCCTACCACCTGTCGGTCGTGCTGGACGATGCGGCGCAGAAGATCACCCATGTGGTCCGCGGCGAAGACCTCTTCGACGCCACGCCGATCCATGTCGTGCTGCAACGCCTCCTGGGCCTGCCGACACCCGGCTACCATCACCACCGCCTGATCCGGGACGAGCATGGCAAACGCCTTGCCAAACGCGACGACGCCCGCGCCCTCGCCACCTACCAGGCCGAGGGCGCCACACCGCAAGACATTCGCGCCATGGTCGGGCTCTAG
- the hisI gene encoding phosphoribosyl-AMP cyclohydrolase has product MPFDPATLVYDARGLIPCIAQAEGTGEVLMMAWMNAEAVAKTLETGRVTYWSRSRQAFWIKGETSGHTQELVDLRVDCDRDCLLAVVRQDGPACHTNRRSCFYTSVVGEETELMAPMV; this is encoded by the coding sequence ATGCCCTTCGATCCTGCGACCTTGGTCTATGACGCGCGCGGCCTGATCCCCTGTATTGCCCAGGCAGAGGGGACCGGTGAAGTCCTGATGATGGCCTGGATGAATGCCGAGGCGGTGGCGAAGACGCTGGAAACCGGGCGCGTGACCTATTGGTCGCGGTCGCGGCAGGCCTTCTGGATCAAGGGCGAGACCTCGGGACACACGCAGGAACTGGTGGATCTTCGGGTCGATTGCGACCGCGATTGCCTGCTGGCCGTGGTCCGGCAGGACGGACCGGCCTGTCACACCAACCGGCGGTCGTGCTTCTATACCTCGGTGGTGGGAGAGGAGACGGAGCTTATGGCGCCCATGGTCTGA
- a CDS encoding iron-sulfur cluster assembly scaffold protein, with product MSGETDLIKLYSGRILELAADIPRLGRLDAPGATVKKRSPLCGSTVTVDLVMEDGRVADYAQDVKACALGQAAASVVGGAIVGCTPDQIARARDMLRAMLKEDGPTPEAPFDGLEVLRPAQAYKNRHASILLALDAATEAAEIARVNRTA from the coding sequence ATGTCCGGCGAGACCGATCTTATCAAGCTCTATTCCGGGCGCATCCTTGAACTGGCCGCGGATATCCCGCGCCTCGGGCGGCTGGATGCCCCCGGCGCCACCGTCAAGAAGCGCTCGCCGCTCTGCGGCTCTACCGTGACTGTCGACCTGGTGATGGAAGACGGCAGGGTCGCCGATTACGCGCAGGATGTGAAGGCCTGCGCGCTTGGGCAGGCAGCGGCCTCGGTCGTGGGCGGCGCAATCGTCGGCTGCACCCCGGACCAGATCGCCCGGGCCCGCGACATGCTGCGCGCCATGCTGAAAGAGGACGGGCCGACGCCCGAGGCCCCCTTCGACGGGCTGGAGGTGCTGCGCCCGGCACAGGCCTACAAGAACCGCCACGCCTCCATCCTGCTGGCGCTCGACGCCGCCACCGAGGCGGCAGAGATCGCGCGCGTGAACCGGACCGCCTGA